The proteins below are encoded in one region of Bremerella sp. P1:
- a CDS encoding dihydrodipicolinate synthase family protein — MNSGTMKAETLCGQTTEPLPKSQEPNCMQLEGLVAATFTPLTAEGKLDLKPIGAMVDALVASGVAGLYVNGSTGEGVSLTGNERRQTAEAFVEAVSGRIPVIIQVGHNSVQESRELAEHAQAIGADAISATPPTYFKPASITLLLDSLREIMQGAPELPFYYYHIPRITGVDFDLHALLTQAAKELPELNGVKYTSQSIHEFQACKAHFADQFDLLYGCDEMLLCGLGAGARGAVGSTYNFAPGLYRRMIEAYRQGENEAARDLQLLSVEMVQAFVRYPALPAQKAIMEMVGLPVGPPRLPWRDLTAQEKKTLESDLKKIGFFEWRE, encoded by the coding sequence ATGAACTCAGGCACCATGAAGGCGGAAACGCTCTGCGGGCAAACAACAGAGCCGCTGCCAAAATCGCAGGAGCCGAATTGCATGCAATTGGAAGGGCTGGTCGCGGCCACGTTCACGCCGCTTACTGCCGAGGGAAAACTTGATCTCAAGCCGATCGGGGCGATGGTTGATGCGCTCGTCGCATCGGGCGTGGCTGGCTTGTACGTCAACGGAAGCACCGGGGAAGGGGTATCGCTGACTGGCAACGAACGTCGGCAGACGGCGGAAGCTTTCGTGGAAGCAGTGTCCGGCCGCATCCCCGTCATCATTCAAGTGGGGCACAACAGCGTGCAAGAGTCGCGCGAGCTGGCCGAACATGCTCAAGCGATTGGTGCCGACGCAATCAGCGCCACGCCGCCAACCTACTTCAAGCCGGCCAGCATCACTCTGCTTCTTGATTCTCTGCGAGAGATCATGCAGGGGGCGCCTGAGTTGCCGTTCTATTACTATCACATCCCGCGAATTACTGGCGTCGACTTCGACCTCCATGCACTGCTGACGCAAGCGGCCAAGGAGTTGCCGGAACTCAACGGGGTGAAATACACGTCCCAGTCAATTCATGAGTTCCAGGCCTGCAAGGCTCACTTTGCCGATCAGTTCGATCTGCTGTACGGCTGCGATGAAATGCTGCTTTGCGGACTCGGTGCCGGAGCAAGAGGGGCCGTAGGGAGCACCTATAACTTTGCCCCGGGACTCTATCGCCGCATGATCGAGGCCTACCGGCAAGGCGAGAATGAAGCTGCACGTGACCTGCAACTGCTGTCCGTGGAAATGGTCCAGGCCTTCGTGCGATATCCCGCGCTGCCGGCGCAGAAAGCGATCATGGAAATGGTCGGCTTGCCGGTTGGTCCGCCACGTCTGCCTTGGCGTGATTTGACGGCGCAAGAGAAGAAAACATTGGAAAGCGATTTGAAGAAGATCGGATTCTTTGAGTGGCGTGAGTAA